Below is a genomic region from Bacilli bacterium.
AGTGGGGCAGAGTGACGGCAGCTTTCTGGCTGGCCACCGCCGTAACCGGGGTTGTCGTCTATTTGCTCCTTTATATTGTTTTTCCGGGCGGACATACAGGCAGTTTGCCGAATGCGGTCATCAATCGTTAAGAAAAAAACAAGTGAAAATGGAATGCATTTCCGATATACTAGACTGGTGCAGGTATTGCATCTGTTTTTATTTTTTGAATGAAATAGGGAAGGGAGCAAAAACATTCCATGAGCGTAGTGCAACTTGAAAAGGTGGTAAAACATTACGGCGATGTGACCGCAGTAAATGGAATCAGTTTTTCGGTTGCCGAAGGCGAAATTTTCGGCTTACTTGGCGCGAACGGGGCGGGTAAGACGACGACGATGCGCATGGTGCTGGGGCTCATTTATCCGGATGACGGTAAAATCCTGTATGCGGGGCAGCCGTACTCGCAACAAATAGCCGCCACAATGGGATATTTGCCGGAAGAGCGCGGCCTTTATCCCAAGGTGAGCGTGCGCGACCAGTTGGTGTATTTGGCCCGCCTGAAAGGCAAGAGCAAGGCGGATGCCGAGCGGAATCTGAAAGATTGGCTGGAAAAATTCGGCGTTCCGGACTATATCGACAAGAAGGTTGAAGAGTTATCCAAAGGCAATCAGCAAAAAATTCAGTTTGTCGCGGCTATCCTCCATGCCCCGCGTCTGTTGATACTTGATGAAGCCTTCAGCGGTTTGGACCCGGTCAATGTGGAACTGTTGAAAAACACCGTAAAAGAATTGCGCGACAAAGGCACCAGCATCGTGTTTTCCACACACCGGATGGAGCATGTGGAGGAGTTATGCCAAAATATTTTAATCTTGCACCGCTCCCATACCGTCTTGCAGGGCAGCTTGAAAGAAATTAAAATGTCCTTTCCCAAGGAGCGCGTTTTTCTCTCGACGGAACAGGAAGTTACGGGATTGTCGGCGGTTCCGGGGGTAACTTCGGTTAGCAAGCAGGAAAACGGGGCAATCGTGCAGATTGACCGCCCGGAAGCGGCGCAGGAAATATTGCGGATAGCGGCAGCGCAAACAAATGTAACCAGGTTTGAAATTATGGAACCGACTTTGAATGAAATTTTTATTAAGACGGTAGGGGGGGAGCAGCATGAATAGCATGTGGACGGTGGTCGCGTTTACAATCCGCAATAAACTGAAAGCAAAATCATTTAAAATTTCCTCCCTGGTTCTTGTAATCCTCGTCACCATCGGCTTAAATCTTCCTTATTTCATTTCGCTATTGCAAACGGAAAAAACGGCAAACATCGGCATGACAGATACGAATTCCGCGCTCGCCGACAGTTTGCGGCAGTATTTTGAAAGCCAAAAGAAGCCGGGGCTTAAGATCGTCTTGTTCGCCGATCTTGGCTCGACGGATGCCAACGAAGAAGCGTTCAAGAAGGCAATCGAAGAAAAGAAAATCAGCGGATATTTGCTTGCGGGAGCGCCCGATCAGTCCGGATTTCCGGAAATGACCTACAAATCCGAAGGAACGCTGGAAATCGGCACAATGACCAAATTGGAAACGGCCTTGCAGCAAGTAAAGACCGAATGGGTTGTAAAGGAGTTGCACTTGTCGCAAGCGGATTTGACAAAAATTAGCGCCCCGGTGACGCTCAATAAAGTGCAGATTTCGGTTGGCGGCGTAGGGGGAGTCGGCAAAGAAGGAAAGTCGCAAGCGCAAGTGATTATGGCGACGGGACTGCTTTATGCGCTGATTATTTTGCTGTTTATCGGCGTCATGGTCTCCGGCCAGTTGATCGCGACGGAAATAACGGCGGAAAAAAGCTCGCGCGTGATGGAAATTCTGGTGACAAGCGTTACGCCGTTAAAGCAAATGTTCGGGAAAATTTTCGGCATGTTCGTGGTCAGCATCTTGCAAATCATGCTGCTGGTGGCGGCGGCGCTGATCAATGCAAATCTGCCGCAAAACCGCGCCGCATTCGCTGATTTGCACATCGACTGGTCCAATATCGATTACAATCTGATCATCTATGCGATACTTTTTTACTTGACCGGATATTTTCTCTACGCAACGCTGTTTGCCGCTGTCGGATCGATCGTCAGCAGGACGGAGGATTTGAGCCAGGCGATTTTGCCGGTGACGTTTTTGTCGATGATCGGCTATTTTATCGCCATCTTTGGTCTGCAAGACCCGACTTCGATGTTTGTCAAGGTGACATCGTTCATTCCGTTTTTCAGCCCGTTCATCATGTTTTTGCGCATGGGGCTGACGGATGTCGCGGTATGGCAAGTATGGCTCACAATCGGCATTTTGCTTGCTTCGATTTTGTTTTTTGGCTGGGTTTCGGCGAAAATATATCGCACCGGCGTGCTGATGTACGGCAAACGGCCATCCTGGAAAGAACTGCGGAAAGCGATGAAAGCTTATAAGGTGTAAGCCTATAAGGTGTGAGCCGCAGACGTTGCGGGGTCGCAAGTTTGGATCATATGATGTGTTGCACATGATGCGTTACAAAAGAGGGCCCTTTTTCCGGAGACGGATGAAGGGCCTTTTTGAACGGGCATCAAAATAAGTTGAAGGCGGACGCTTATGATAACTTTTTGCTATTAAAAGCGGCTACGCAGACGCTAACGGTTGCCATTGCGGTTATTTGGCGAAAAAAGGCTGTGCAAAAATTTTAACGGACGCTACAGAGGCTATTCGCCGTTTTTTTGCATGAATACCGTACAAAGCGCTAAAATAAGCGCACCTGCGTCCGTTAAACTTAAAAACCGGGAGTATAGCCCCAAATAGCCTCTGTCGCGTCCGTTAGCTTTGAGACTTCGCAAACTGACCGAAAATATGGAGCAAGATCTGGTTGAACCGGTCGACGGGCGAACATCGTAACATGGAAACTGCTAAAAAGTAGCGGCCTTTCATAGGCCGCTTCTTTGGGTCTTACTTTATCCGATTTTCTGCTTTAATATATCGATGTCCTTGTCGTGTTCCGCCAGCTTTTTCAAAACATAATTGTTCACTCGTTGCTGTTCATCCAACTTTTTATCAATCTGATCGAATCTGGCTGTAAATTCGGCGCGCATTTGTTTCATTTCCGACCTGATGTCGCTAATTTCCGACTTCATGCTGTTCATTTCCGACCTGATG
It encodes:
- a CDS encoding DUF420 domain-containing protein, with the protein product TAWKVPYVIFLLFHIVLSTSAAIFGVITLFLAFSQRFAAHRKWGRVTAAFWLATAVTGVVVYLLLYIVFPGGHTGSLPNAVINR
- a CDS encoding ABC transporter ATP-binding protein; translated protein: MSVVQLEKVVKHYGDVTAVNGISFSVAEGEIFGLLGANGAGKTTTMRMVLGLIYPDDGKILYAGQPYSQQIAATMGYLPEERGLYPKVSVRDQLVYLARLKGKSKADAERNLKDWLEKFGVPDYIDKKVEELSKGNQQKIQFVAAILHAPRLLILDEAFSGLDPVNVELLKNTVKELRDKGTSIVFSTHRMEHVEELCQNILILHRSHTVLQGSLKEIKMSFPKERVFLSTEQEVTGLSAVPGVTSVSKQENGAIVQIDRPEAAQEILRIAAAQTNVTRFEIMEPTLNEIFIKTVGGEQHE
- a CDS encoding ABC transporter permease, with protein sequence MNSMWTVVAFTIRNKLKAKSFKISSLVLVILVTIGLNLPYFISLLQTEKTANIGMTDTNSALADSLRQYFESQKKPGLKIVLFADLGSTDANEEAFKKAIEEKKISGYLLAGAPDQSGFPEMTYKSEGTLEIGTMTKLETALQQVKTEWVVKELHLSQADLTKISAPVTLNKVQISVGGVGGVGKEGKSQAQVIMATGLLYALIILLFIGVMVSGQLIATEITAEKSSRVMEILVTSVTPLKQMFGKIFGMFVVSILQIMLLVAAALINANLPQNRAAFADLHIDWSNIDYNLIIYAILFYLTGYFLYATLFAAVGSIVSRTEDLSQAILPVTFLSMIGYFIAIFGLQDPTSMFVKVTSFIPFFSPFIMFLRMGLTDVAVWQVWLTIGILLASILFFGWVSAKIYRTGVLMYGKRPSWKELRKAMKAYKV